In the genome of Desulfobotulus mexicanus, the window AGCGAAGACTTTCTGCCTTTTCAAGATAAATTTCTGCCAGTTCATCCCCCAGCCATTGCTTGGCAGCCATGGGATCGTGATCCTTGGTCTGGGATCTGTCATAGGGCGTAGGTAGGTTTTTTTCAAGGAGGGCCTTATAAAGGGAAAGGGCTGGTCGAAGTGGAAGAAGGCCCTTTTCTTTCCTCATGGCATTGATGCGGGTGGGAATGGCAATGCCTGTGGGATCAAGGTCTCCAAAATAGAGGATTTCCATGGCTTCAAGATCTGCTCTGATCTGTTCCAGCCCGTCATTGGCATATTCCCCTGCATTGGCCGATACCGTGAAACCCTTGCCATATACCACTGCTGCATAAATGCACATATCCCCATTGGCCTGGCAGCAGCTCCAGTAGGTGTTGGCGTTTTCCACAACCAGAAGTGGTTTGCCTGAAAGAAGGGCCTTATCCGGCGAGGGGATTTGGAAGGGAAGGGGTTCCGGGCAGTAAAAGCAGTCCAGAATTTCAAGGGTGATTCTGCCACCAAAAAGTCCCTTGCGGGTATAGCCATCCAGGGCCTTTTCACTTTCAAAGATCTGTAAGGCCCTTTCCCTGTGGGGAATTTTCTTTGTATCGGGTTTGCGGTTCAGCAGATAATCGTTGACCCTGATGGCCTGTTTCAGTTCTTTTTCTGTTTTCAGATGACAGGCAAAGGATGCCATGTATGTGGGTTCCCAGGCGGTCTGGTGGCGTAAATTGTAAAGTTCTGTCTTTTTTTGAATTAGGACGGCATCTTCTTCCGGCCGTAATGCGGTGACATAAGGGGGAAGGCCGGTTTTGTAATCAGATTTAGTTTTGGGAATTTGCAGCAGTTTTTCTTTTTCAAGGGTTTTCAGGATATCAAAAAGGCGTTTTGGGAGTTCGAAATCCCCTATGGATGAAGGGGCTTTTCTTCTGATGGTTTCAAGCAGAAGGACCGTTTCAATCTTTTTGCGTTTGCTGCATCGTATCACTTCCCAAACAGCTTCATGCAGGATGTTTTCCATGGAGAATATCCTTTGCCGGGTTATTGAGGCTTTTCATCTCTCCGGGGTGCATCTTCGCCCACCAGAACCGACCTGTCATTTTCCCAGAAAACCGCATACTGGTCCAGCCTGCGTTTTTTTTCAGGGCTTTTTACCATGGCCGTTCGCAGTGCTTCCAACTGCTGCTGGGCTTCAAGGGACGGCTTGTTTTTCTGCTTGATATTCATGATCCGGCTTCCCGGATGAGAAGATGATAAAAGTCTTCATGATTTATGGTTACGATAAATGTCAACAGAGCCTGCAGTCCCTTCCTCAATGGAAAAGGCATAGCAGATCAGGGATCTTTATCAGGAATGAAAATATACGGGAATAAAAATATGCCAGTTG includes:
- a CDS encoding Wadjet anti-phage system protein JetD domain-containing protein; the encoded protein is MENILHEAVWEVIRCSKRKKIETVLLLETIRRKAPSSIGDFELPKRLFDILKTLEKEKLLQIPKTKSDYKTGLPPYVTALRPEEDAVLIQKKTELYNLRHQTAWEPTYMASFACHLKTEKELKQAIRVNDYLLNRKPDTKKIPHRERALQIFESEKALDGYTRKGLFGGRITLEILDCFYCPEPLPFQIPSPDKALLSGKPLLVVENANTYWSCCQANGDMCIYAAVVYGKGFTVSANAGEYANDGLEQIRADLEAMEILYFGDLDPTGIAIPTRINAMRKEKGLLPLRPALSLYKALLEKNLPTPYDRSQTKDHDPMAAKQWLGDELAEIYLEKAESLRWPQEGLTSDDIRRVSAQKEI